The Setaria viridis chromosome 6, Setaria_viridis_v4.0, whole genome shotgun sequence genome contains a region encoding:
- the LOC117859604 gene encoding uncharacterized protein, whose product MSRWRLPRPVVGAKRIRRGSFWRLKTSRTQPNSSPTSHPLLSSPLLSSQHTTQIPLSLASLYAPTKGKKKLRGGKKSPPTARRSPRKRAMSAAAGHGGGKEKGPGGACELCGAAARVYCCADEATLCWGCDAQVHGANFLVARHARTLLCRGCARPTPWRAAGPRLGPTASLCDRCVRRGGGGGPGGAGAAGAGGVGPDVEMGAAGSEDEDDDDEVVVEDEDEEEGEGENQVVPWTEEADATPPPVASSTSSSSREAAANGANAAECAKEDVRCSTSPQPSLCQYSSPARHGGRSDEATSSRNGGRFLANRHRKRSPSDFLGSGSAQSGSGTPGRNCSNAGIGRNGFT is encoded by the exons ATGTCCAGGTGGAGGCTCCCGCGGCCAGTAGTGGGAGCGAAGCGCATCCGCAGAGGATCCTTTTGGAGGCTCAAAACCTCTCGCACCCAACCAAACTCCAGCCCCACATCacaccctctcctctcctctcctctcctctcctcccaacACACCACACAAATCCCTCTCTCTCTAGCTTCTCTCTACGCTCCAACGaaagggaagaagaagctgcGAGGGGGAAAGAAAAGTCCTCCGACGGCGAGGCGATCTCCAAGGAAGAGGGccatgtcggcggcggcggggcacggCGGAGGCAAGGAGAAGGGCCCCGGGGGCGCGTGCGAGCtctgcggcgcggcggcgcgggtgtaCTGCTGCGCCGACGAGGCCACGCTCTGCTGGGGCTGCGACGCGCAGGTGCACGGCGCCAACTTCCTCGTGGCGCGCCACGCGCGCACGCTCCTGTGCCGGGGATGCGCGCGGCCCACGCCGTGGCGCGCCGCGGGGCCGCGCCTCGGGCCCACGGCCTCCCTCTGCGACCGCTgcgtccgccgcggcggcggcggcggcccggggGGTGCGGGCGCCGCGGGCGCAGGGGGCGTGGGGCCCGACGTGGAGATGGGCGCCGCGGGCTCCGAGgacgaggatgacgacgacgaggtggTCGTCGAggacgaggatgaggaggaaggggagggggagaaCCAGGTCGTGCCATGGACGGAGGAGGCcgacgccacgccgccgcccgtcgccagcTCCACGTCCAGCAGCAGCCGGGAGGCTGCCGCCAACGGCGCTAATGCCGCTGAATGCGCAAAG GAGGACGTGCGGTGCTCGACGTCGCCGCAGCCGAGCTTGTGCCAGTACTCGTCGCCAGCGCGCCACGGCGGCCGGAGTGACGAGGCCACCTCCTCCCGGAACGGCGGCAGGTTCCTTGCTAACCGGCACAGGAAGAGATCGCCCTCGGATTTCCTCGGCTCAGGGTCGGCGCAGTCCGGGAGTGGCACGCCGGGCAGGAATTGCTCCAACGCGGGCATTGGCCGAAATGG